A portion of the Mytilus galloprovincialis chromosome 12, xbMytGall1.hap1.1, whole genome shotgun sequence genome contains these proteins:
- the LOC143054267 gene encoding uncharacterized protein LOC143054267 yields MDTFQFLVSVFLILLKCEEFTMQNVTFSNGKKSWKDAVHHCSVRGGVLESNITLLREQDEFKNVIENDQQMWIGKFKTLTNWTYIRGCYVINGNFQHFDLEPSKTMELQCQMLCDKYKFYSIKGADCYCIANISLFVRSKNCNCVGCYKVWEHQLPVFGSDDGISKCIATTSCDGENFRRDYKRCGQIDNILQVICDNDADLGYIYENYQDAADHCERQGSFIKWHSICNSTDLPGYWTSGTRHDETFVIRKAYFTENLQPKNCFILKKNGGEEKKNCDDDFRFFCRFETDEDKGDIISIPNLSMSPKTTVQSDNSRGIIIGIVVSIIVVILIIVGTLVFMIRRIRSRNLLSLSTIVKDEPSTRRTDSSTVTAAYEELNKTDKDKSTHCQSYDQLQSVNIADTAIKTNTKNSIEEESKYETIEKPSEKYSNALTAEYEQLKQTEIVKTTNVYDPLHYTRVKDDPTNARSNNSVSREEHRTYETSQTENETDTNGVPLEYEQLDITKTDTSTKAYDQLHVTHTANKMIN; encoded by the exons ATGGATACATTTCAATTTCTGGTTtcagtttttcttattttattaaaatgtgaaG AGTTTACCATGCAAAATGTAACATTTTCAAACGGAAAAAAATCATGGAAAGATGCTGTTCACCACTGTTCAGTAAGAGGTGGAGTGTTGGAAAGTAACATCACTTTATTGAGGGAACAAGACGAATTCAAAAACGTAATAGAAAACGACCAACAAATGTGGATTGGCAAGTTTAAAACGTTAACTAATTGGACATATATTCGAG GGTGTTATGTAATAAATGGAAATTTCCAACACTTTGATCTTGAACCTTCTAAGACAATGGAGCTGCAATGCCAAATGTTATGTGATAAATACAAATTCTATAGTATCAAG ggAGCTGATTGCTATTGCATTGCGAATATAAGTTTATTCGTTAGAAGCAAGAACTGTAATTGTGTTGGATGTTACAAAGTGTGGGAAC ATCAACTTCCCGTTTTTGGTTCCGATGATGGAATAAGCAAATGCATCGCTACAACTTCATGTGACGGTGAAAATTTCAGACGTGATTATAAAAGGTGCGGTCAAATTGACAACATACTTCAGGTAATATGTG ATAATGATGCAGATCTTGGATATATTTATGAAAACTACCAGGATGCAGCAGATCATTGTGAAAGACAAGGCTCTTTTATAAAATGGCATTCAATATGTAATTCAACAGACCTACCTGGATATTGGACCAGTGGAACAAGACATGATGAAACGTTTGTTATTAGAAAAGCAT ACTTTACAGAAAACCTTCAACctaaaaattgtttcattttgaaaaaaaacggaGGAGAGGAAAAGAAAAACTGTGATGACGATTTTCGATTTTTCTGTAGATTCG AGACAGATGAGGATAAAGGGGATATAATTTCGATTCCAAACCTTTCGATGTCGCCAAAAACAACTGTTCAGTCAGACAATTCTAGAG GTATAATTATTGGGATTGTGGTATCAATAATTGTGGTAATATTGATAATAGTTGGGACACTAGTTTTCATGATAAGAAG GATACGTTCGAGGAACCTGTTATCGTTGAGTACAATTGTTAAAGATGAGCCCAGCACAAGAAGAACGGATAGTAGTACAGTTACTGCCGCCTATGAAGAGTTAAATAAGACAGATAAAGACAAAAGTACACATTGTCAATCTTATGATCAATTGCAGTCTGTAAATATAGCAGACACTGCCATCAAAACCAACACAAAAAATTCAATAGAAGAAGAAAGCAAATACGAAACAATCGAAAAACCAAGTGAAAAATATAGTAATGCATTAACTGCGGAATATGAACAGTTAAAACAAACTGAAATAGTGAAAACCACAAACGTGTATGATCCATTGCATTATACACGCGTAAAAGATGATCCGACTAACGCAAGATCCAACAACAGTGTTTCAAGAGAAGAACATAGAACATATGAAACAAGCCAAACCGAAAACGAAACGGATACAAACGGAGTTCCTTTAGAATATGAACAACTAGATATTACAAAAACAGACACAAGCACAAAAGCGTATGATCAATTGCATGTTACACACACTGCAAACAAAATGATCAATTAA